A region of Cellulophaga sp. RHA19 DNA encodes the following proteins:
- a CDS encoding two-component regulator propeller domain-containing protein, translating to MKTKIYILLALLPCFFGSAQQLKFISYTTDQGLSNNSILDIENDNDGGLWIATLDGLNYFDGYTFKTFKHNANDPESLPNNYLTNIEKDAEDNIWIYTKEGHISKYLGNNKFKHFSFKAKADRLFLATNGDLNVKAGGFTYTYTNNGFVKTEENIDYTSPNKAYKKLILDKYPDLIINDVLKDKQGNLWFATFKNGIYIIPNHTTNLNTNVVHHYTYDLYTPYSFYSNEVTALSQDVFGNVWLGQKDGGISMAYTGSEEISSVTPHPIKFPHLPVETTRAITKDNNGNIWIGYYNGGLYHYSEETKCYLKFKVKESKNNYEWERVRSLYTASDGSIWAGTYAGLLRVKNNSYKAFNALNIPELPSNRSYSFYEDKNKILWIACWGGVAKFNLNTNKFESFKGQELLNSYHIRNIKKYKNELVLATEDDGVLFFNLQTEELTHLKKENGILGNSIYSLYIDPKTDNYWIGSLGGISIYNKQKGIINNSTDNEGLPSHMVYGLLDNEDKVWISTTKGIAVIDKQTYTITAFNPKEGWQASEFSEGAYYKDNKGLLFFGGVNGLNYFNPNAMSFNPNKPKLKVEFNQQKITEKKLTRAHSKNDVVVTITPVVFPVDKNTSYYYKLHGKNEDWILAKGKQRLQFKNLASGTYSFMVKNDKNEAGKEVFTLHIEKAFYQTITFFTLVLFVFISAAFAFFHLKSKASKAQHKKLEEQIANRTQLIEKQKQDLLKINGQLDEKNQEILLQKEKLLDLHNNLKNQDFEVDKFKTFVLSQFQQPLSIILKASHDIKNNENVKKELLQQSGKIIDLVSEWNYLDHIKDLGEVKLTSVNLLPILKSIVTNVKEKLKENNANFNAQLDKNIAWVEVDLLRLKLLLKYIFNDIIKYSETKSTLDVSVLINGNQLQFKVTSTSTLLQSNVKNILNYSPYYKAFLVLIKDLNGTCNILEADRFNFQFCLPVAVLQNNVKAVETISWKHLDLKENLPANKNNILVYTDASNFDITNQLLKNTSNYLLFENVVTNLSSALKQLRLDVLVFYQVGFTKEIAYFLQKYKEIPKKDRVPLVYISEEINYALQETSLEFGIDAVIQLPASKTFISNKITSLVNRSLGRGHNKFQQEIFKILTEENDMQSGNEKLLKRSLEVIKEELSNPSFNVEKLISILEISRIKCYRLFKEHLGQSPSDVITSLRLQKAEYLLKNKKFNISEIGFECGYSDSKYFGRTFKKHFGVSPKVYKEQKV from the coding sequence ATGAAAACTAAAATATATATACTATTAGCCTTATTACCTTGTTTCTTTGGCAGCGCACAACAATTAAAATTTATAAGTTATACTACAGATCAGGGATTATCTAACAATTCTATTTTAGACATAGAGAATGATAATGATGGCGGTTTATGGATTGCTACTTTAGATGGCTTAAATTATTTTGATGGGTATACATTTAAAACCTTTAAGCATAACGCAAATGACCCAGAATCTCTGCCAAATAATTATTTAACTAATATAGAAAAAGATGCAGAAGATAATATTTGGATTTATACTAAAGAAGGGCATATAAGTAAGTACCTGGGTAATAATAAATTTAAACATTTTAGTTTTAAAGCCAAAGCAGATAGGTTATTCTTAGCAACTAACGGAGACCTTAATGTAAAAGCAGGAGGTTTTACGTATACATATACCAACAATGGTTTTGTAAAAACAGAAGAGAATATAGATTATACAAGCCCAAATAAAGCCTACAAAAAACTTATTCTAGATAAATACCCAGATTTAATTATAAATGATGTTTTAAAAGATAAACAAGGCAATTTATGGTTTGCTACTTTTAAAAACGGAATTTATATAATACCAAACCACACTACAAATTTAAATACAAATGTGGTTCATCATTATACTTATGATTTGTATACACCGTATAGCTTTTATAGTAATGAGGTAACAGCACTTAGTCAAGATGTGTTTGGTAACGTATGGCTGGGGCAAAAAGATGGAGGTATAAGTATGGCTTATACCGGGTCTGAAGAAATTTCGTCTGTAACACCGCACCCTATTAAGTTTCCTCATTTACCAGTAGAAACTACAAGGGCAATTACAAAAGATAATAATGGTAACATTTGGATAGGCTATTACAACGGTGGTTTATACCATTACAGTGAAGAAACTAAGTGTTATTTAAAGTTTAAAGTAAAAGAGTCAAAAAATAATTACGAGTGGGAGCGTGTTAGAAGTCTTTATACAGCAAGTGATGGTAGTATTTGGGCTGGTACTTATGCAGGTTTACTTCGGGTAAAAAATAATTCATACAAGGCTTTTAATGCATTAAATATACCAGAATTGCCCAGCAATAGAAGCTACTCTTTTTATGAAGACAAAAATAAAATACTATGGATTGCTTGTTGGGGAGGAGTAGCAAAATTTAACCTAAACACTAATAAGTTTGAGTCTTTTAAAGGACAAGAATTACTTAATAGTTACCACATTAGAAATATAAAAAAATATAAAAATGAGCTTGTTCTTGCTACAGAAGATGACGGTGTTTTGTTTTTTAATTTACAAACAGAAGAATTAACACACCTTAAAAAAGAAAACGGAATTTTAGGAAACAGTATTTATTCTCTATACATAGACCCTAAAACAGATAATTACTGGATTGGTTCTTTGGGAGGTATAAGTATTTATAACAAGCAAAAAGGAATAATAAATAACAGTACAGACAATGAAGGTTTACCTAGCCATATGGTATATGGTTTGTTAGATAATGAAGATAAAGTATGGATTAGTACCACAAAAGGTATTGCTGTAATAGACAAGCAAACCTACACTATTACTGCTTTTAATCCTAAAGAAGGTTGGCAAGCATCAGAATTTTCTGAAGGAGCATATTATAAAGACAATAAGGGGTTATTGTTCTTTGGTGGCGTTAATGGGTTAAATTACTTTAATCCTAATGCTATGAGTTTTAATCCCAATAAACCAAAACTTAAGGTAGAGTTTAATCAGCAAAAAATAACAGAAAAAAAGCTGACAAGAGCGCATAGTAAAAATGATGTTGTAGTAACTATTACCCCTGTAGTTTTTCCGGTTGATAAAAATACTAGCTACTATTACAAGCTACACGGTAAAAATGAAGATTGGATTTTAGCAAAGGGTAAACAACGTCTTCAATTTAAAAATTTAGCTTCTGGTACATATTCTTTTATGGTTAAGAATGATAAAAATGAAGCTGGTAAAGAGGTGTTTACACTACATATTGAAAAAGCATTTTATCAAACCATAACCTTTTTTACATTAGTTTTATTTGTATTCATAAGTGCGGCTTTTGCATTTTTTCACTTAAAAAGTAAGGCATCTAAAGCACAACATAAAAAGCTAGAGGAGCAAATAGCTAACCGTACACAATTAATAGAAAAGCAGAAACAAGATCTCTTAAAAATAAATGGTCAGTTAGATGAGAAAAACCAGGAAATATTACTTCAAAAAGAAAAGCTACTAGACTTACATAATAATTTAAAAAATCAGGATTTTGAGGTAGATAAGTTTAAAACCTTTGTATTATCTCAATTTCAGCAACCATTATCTATTATCTTAAAGGCATCTCATGATATAAAAAATAATGAGAATGTAAAAAAGGAGCTGTTACAACAATCAGGAAAAATAATAGATCTAGTATCAGAATGGAACTATTTAGACCATATTAAAGACTTGGGAGAAGTAAAATTAACGTCGGTTAATTTGCTGCCAATTTTAAAAAGCATAGTAACTAATGTAAAAGAAAAACTAAAAGAAAATAACGCTAATTTTAATGCCCAGTTAGATAAAAATATTGCCTGGGTAGAGGTAGATTTATTGCGGCTTAAACTTTTACTAAAGTATATTTTTAATGATATTATAAAATACTCAGAAACCAAAAGTACATTAGATGTTTCCGTTCTTATAAATGGTAATCAGCTGCAATTTAAAGTAACATCTACTAGTACCTTATTGCAAAGTAATGTAAAAAATATTTTAAATTATAGTCCTTATTACAAAGCATTTTTGGTTTTAATAAAAGATTTAAATGGTACTTGCAATATATTAGAAGCAGATAGGTTTAATTTTCAATTTTGTTTGCCAGTTGCTGTTCTTCAAAACAACGTTAAGGCAGTAGAAACTATTTCTTGGAAGCATCTAGACTTAAAAGAAAATCTTCCGGCTAATAAAAATAATATTCTTGTTTATACAGATGCATCTAATTTTGATATAACCAATCAGTTATTAAAAAACACAAGTAATTATTTACTGTTTGAAAATGTAGTAACCAATTTATCATCGGCATTAAAACAATTACGTTTAGATGTTTTGGTCTTTTACCAAGTAGGTTTTACTAAAGAAATAGCCTATTTTTTACAAAAATATAAAGAAATACCAAAGAAAGACAGAGTTCCTTTGGTGTACATATCAGAAGAAATTAATTATGCTTTACAAGAGACTTCTTTAGAGTTTGGTATAGATGCGGTAATACAATTGCCAGCAAGTAAAACTTTTATCAGTAATAAAATAACATCTTTAGTTAATAGAAGTTTAGGTCGGGGACATAACAAGTTTCAGCAAGAGATTTTTAAAATTCTTACTGAAGAAAATGATATGCAATCTGGTAATGAAAAGCTGTTAAAACGTAGTTTAGAAGTTATAAAAGAAGAACTATCTAACCCATCTTTTAATGTAGAAAAACTTATTTCTATTTTAGAAATATCTAGAATTAAATGTTATAGATTATTCAAGGAGCATTTAGGGCAGTCTCCATCAGATGTTATAACATCTCTTCGTTTACAAAAAGCCGAATATTTACTAAAAAACAAAAAATTTAACATCTCAGAAATTGGTTTTGAGTGTGGGTATAGTGATAGCAAATACTTTGGACGCACATTTAAAAAACATTTTGGGGTAAGCCCCAAGGTATACAAGGAGCAAAAAGTATAG
- a CDS encoding aminotransferase class V-fold PLP-dependent enzyme, translating to MSVKEEVLVKENLENYFQQFSKGVIGSNHYFKTLYGEQKLVYADWIASGRLYAPIEEKMQYKIGPMVANTHSFSSETGKASTYAYKLARKVIKEHVNANEEDILVTTGTGMTGAIVKLQRLIGLRKSFKHKPNRVDRPVVFITHMEHHSNHVSWMETLADVVILECDENKLVDVNILEEKLIEYADRPTKIGAFTACSNVTGIITPYHELAKIMHKHNGYCVVDFAASAPYVKMDMHPADPEAYLDAIAFSPHKFLGGPGSCGVLVFNKKMYNAKCPDTPGGGNVKWTNPWGSYSYFDDIEVKEDGGTPGFLQTMRAALAIRLKDKMDVSKMHRREDELIKLSYEKLLEVNGLHILGDLDAPRIGCISFTVENIHYNLMVRLLNDRFGIQVRGGWSCASTYGHYLLDIDKRTSKKITRNIINKDLTIKPGWVRLSLHPLMTNKELLFICDAIKEIQKKISLWKGDYRYNQATNEWDCLQRGDQVIKQEVCKWFSL from the coding sequence GTGAGTGTTAAAGAAGAAGTCTTAGTGAAAGAAAATTTAGAAAATTACTTTCAGCAATTTTCTAAGGGAGTCATTGGAAGTAACCATTATTTTAAAACCCTTTATGGGGAACAAAAATTGGTGTATGCAGATTGGATAGCAAGTGGAAGGTTATATGCGCCTATTGAAGAAAAAATGCAGTATAAAATAGGACCAATGGTTGCTAATACGCATTCTTTTTCTAGTGAAACAGGTAAAGCATCTACGTACGCATATAAATTAGCTCGTAAAGTAATTAAAGAGCACGTTAATGCAAATGAAGAAGATATTTTAGTAACAACTGGTACTGGTATGACTGGGGCAATTGTTAAGCTTCAACGTTTAATAGGGTTACGTAAAAGCTTTAAACACAAACCAAATAGAGTAGACAGGCCAGTTGTTTTTATAACACATATGGAGCACCACTCTAATCATGTTTCTTGGATGGAAACCTTGGCAGATGTTGTGATTTTAGAGTGTGATGAAAATAAACTTGTAGATGTAAATATTTTAGAGGAAAAGCTGATAGAATATGCAGATAGACCTACAAAAATAGGTGCATTTACAGCTTGTTCTAATGTAACAGGCATTATTACTCCTTACCATGAGTTAGCTAAAATTATGCACAAACATAATGGGTATTGCGTGGTAGATTTTGCAGCATCTGCACCCTATGTAAAAATGGATATGCATCCTGCAGACCCTGAAGCTTATTTAGATGCTATTGCTTTTTCTCCACATAAATTTTTAGGAGGACCAGGTAGCTGTGGAGTTCTAGTTTTTAATAAAAAAATGTACAATGCTAAATGTCCAGATACTCCAGGAGGAGGTAATGTAAAATGGACAAATCCTTGGGGAAGTTATAGTTATTTTGATGATATAGAGGTTAAAGAAGACGGTGGTACACCAGGCTTTTTACAAACTATGCGAGCTGCTTTGGCTATTAGATTAAAAGACAAAATGGATGTTTCTAAAATGCATAGAAGAGAAGATGAACTTATTAAGTTAAGTTACGAAAAGCTTTTAGAGGTTAATGGTTTACATATTTTAGGAGATTTAGATGCTCCTAGAATTGGTTGTATTTCTTTTACAGTAGAAAATATTCACTACAACCTTATGGTACGTTTATTAAACGATAGGTTTGGTATACAAGTTAGGGGAGGTTGGTCTTGCGCAAGTACTTACGGTCATTATCTGCTTGATATAGATAAAAGAACATCTAAAAAAATTACGCGTAACATTATAAATAAAGATCTAACTATTAAGCCTGGTTGGGTACGTTTATCTTTACATCCACTAATGACTAACAAAGAGTTATTATTTATTTGTGATGCTATTAAAGAAATACAAAAAAAGATTTCTCTTTGGAAAGGCGATTACAGGTACAACCAAGCAACAAATGAATGGGATTGTTTGCAAAGAGGAGATCAAGTTATAAAACAAGAAGTTTGCAAATGGTTTAGTTTGTAA